A genomic region of Chryseobacterium sp. KACC 21268 contains the following coding sequences:
- a CDS encoding lipocalin family protein, which yields MKKFILIALASLSIISCRKDDEKEESLILGTWNLTKIQIMSGKDNSVLSSEIISDCPDKMTYLFSDNRYTLTIFKDNFIGSCVVDETENGEFNYNENQREVTFKSTLTGNPYIIKINSITNNELQLIDSYFGYDANNDGVIDKRVMVFSK from the coding sequence TTGAAAAAATTTATTCTAATTGCATTGGCTTCGTTATCTATTATTTCTTGTCGGAAAGATGATGAGAAAGAAGAATCTTTGATTTTGGGAACTTGGAATCTGACTAAAATACAAATTATGTCCGGAAAAGACAATTCCGTTTTAAGTTCAGAAATTATTTCGGATTGCCCGGATAAAATGACTTATTTGTTTTCTGACAATAGGTATACATTGACTATTTTCAAAGATAATTTTATAGGTTCTTGCGTTGTAGATGAAACAGAAAATGGCGAATTCAATTACAATGAAAATCAGAGAGAAGTAACCTTTAAATCTACTCTCACAGGTAACCCTTACATTATTAAAATTAATTCCATTACAAATAATGAATTACAATTAATCGATTCTTACTTCGGTTATGACGCAAATAATGACGGCGTAATAGATAAACGTGTAATGGTCTTCAGTAAATAA
- a CDS encoding ABC transporter permease, translating into MKNIYLITKREFLTQVKKKSFIILTILAPLLMVGFGVLIGFMFKANEAEYHFDVVDKSGLFAGQLKSTKEITYTFVPENTENALVKNLKELKGTDGLLIIPELKDTNFDALESGTKLLTNKKVGMDTKSLVSADLSNILKKEKIKQLGIKEDRIVNLDKNFKLISQNVTESDKPESDLAFGIKTALSMGLMYVVFMFIIIYGVRVMRSVLEEKNNRVVEIIISSVKPFELMMGKILGVTLVALTQFIVWIAMTVTAAIFLNTGFSAMQKNIPAGEEGVLKNLDIQQIATEVSHILLDMNYVGIIGVFVFFFLFGYIFYSSMYAAIGSAVDNETETQQFTLFAVVPLMLGLYGSFTIMNNPDGPMAFWLSIIPFTSPVAMIARIPFGVPLWEILLSIFLLIASTLLMVFIASKIYRVGILMYGNKATLKEIWKWIRS; encoded by the coding sequence ATGAAAAATATATATTTAATTACCAAGAGGGAATTTCTGACGCAGGTCAAGAAGAAATCTTTTATTATTCTGACGATTCTTGCGCCACTTTTGATGGTTGGTTTTGGGGTTTTGATTGGTTTTATGTTCAAGGCGAACGAAGCGGAATATCACTTTGATGTGGTGGACAAAAGCGGACTTTTCGCGGGACAATTGAAATCGACGAAAGAAATCACTTATACTTTTGTGCCTGAAAATACGGAAAACGCACTCGTCAAAAACCTGAAAGAACTGAAAGGTACAGATGGTTTGCTCATCATCCCGGAACTCAAAGACACCAATTTTGATGCGTTGGAAAGTGGGACAAAACTGTTAACCAACAAGAAGGTCGGGATGGATACGAAAAGTTTAGTATCGGCTGATTTGAGTAATATTCTGAAGAAAGAAAAAATCAAACAGCTTGGAATCAAGGAAGACAGAATTGTGAATCTTGATAAGAATTTCAAACTGATTTCCCAAAACGTGACGGAAAGTGATAAGCCTGAAAGTGACCTTGCTTTTGGCATCAAAACCGCGCTGAGTATGGGATTGATGTACGTGGTGTTTATGTTCATCATCATCTACGGCGTGCGTGTGATGCGAAGCGTTTTGGAAGAGAAAAATAACCGTGTTGTGGAAATTATCATCTCGTCTGTCAAACCTTTTGAATTGATGATGGGGAAAATTCTGGGTGTAACTTTGGTGGCATTGACGCAATTCATCGTTTGGATTGCGATGACCGTGACAGCGGCCATATTCTTGAATACAGGATTTTCGGCGATGCAGAAAAATATTCCGGCTGGAGAAGAAGGCGTTCTTAAAAATCTGGATATTCAGCAGATTGCGACGGAGGTTTCGCACATTCTTTTGGATATGAATTATGTTGGAATCATCGGGGTTTTCGTGTTCTTCTTTTTGTTTGGCTATATCTTTTACAGTTCGATGTACGCGGCGATTGGAAGTGCGGTTGACAATGAAACTGAGACGCAACAATTTACTTTGTTCGCTGTGGTTCCGCTGATGTTGGGACTTTACGGAAGTTTCACGATAATGAATAATCCGGATGGGCCGATGGCTTTTTGGCTGTCCATTATTCCGTTTACTTCGCCGGTTGCGATGATTGCGAGGATTCCGTTTGGGGTTCCACTTTGGGAGATTTTGTTGTCGATATTTTTGTTGATTGCTTCTACTCTATTAATGGTTTTCATTGCTTCGAAAATCTATAGAGTTGGGATTTTGATGTATGGGAACAAGGCGACTTTGAAAGAGATCTGGAAGTGGATCAGGAGTTGA
- a CDS encoding ATP-binding cassette domain-containing protein — translation MLKAENIKKTYNAGKKIALQDFSIDVPTASIYGLLGPNGAGKTSFIRIINQITQADEGKVWIDGQELNPEHIRNIGYMPEERGLYKNMTVGDQLLYFGELKGMSRAEALSQAKFWFEQLNIDQWWKKKLSELSKGMAQKIQFVVTVLHRPKLLILDEPFSGFDPVNANLIKDQIIRLKNEGTTIILSTHRMESVEEMCDFVALINNSKKVLDGKVFDVREQFKQNVFSVVLADTNSENLEELTRKYQIENMTTNNGLFHFELKNSENQNILLQDLVKTGTIRTFNEKIPSMNEVFINAVQS, via the coding sequence ATGCTGAAAGCTGAAAATATCAAAAAAACATACAACGCGGGGAAGAAAATTGCGCTTCAGGATTTTTCTATCGATGTGCCTACGGCGAGTATTTATGGGCTTTTGGGTCCGAATGGCGCGGGGAAAACGTCGTTTATCCGTATCATCAACCAAATCACGCAAGCAGATGAGGGAAAGGTTTGGATTGACGGCCAGGAGCTGAATCCGGAGCACATCCGAAACATCGGCTATATGCCGGAGGAGCGCGGACTTTACAAGAATATGACGGTGGGCGACCAGCTTTTGTATTTTGGCGAGTTGAAAGGAATGTCACGTGCAGAAGCACTTTCGCAGGCTAAATTCTGGTTTGAACAACTGAACATCGACCAATGGTGGAAGAAAAAACTGAGCGAACTTTCGAAAGGGATGGCGCAGAAAATCCAGTTTGTGGTGACGGTTTTGCACCGCCCGAAATTGCTGATTCTGGATGAGCCTTTTTCGGGTTTTGACCCTGTGAATGCAAATCTCATCAAAGACCAAATTATTCGTCTGAAAAATGAGGGAACGACCATCATTCTCTCGACGCACCGAATGGAAAGTGTGGAGGAAATGTGTGATTTTGTGGCGCTCATCAACAATTCTAAGAAGGTTTTGGACGGGAAAGTTTTTGATGTTCGCGAACAATTCAAACAGAATGTTTTCTCTGTGGTTTTGGCGGACACGAATTCAGAAAATTTGGAGGAACTGACAAGAAAATATCAAATCGAAAATATGACTACCAACAATGGTTTGTTTCATTTTGAACTGAAGAATTCTGAGAATCAAAATATCCTGCTTCAGGATTTGGTGAAAACAGGAACAATACGGACTTTCAACGAGAAGATCCCTAGTATGAATGAGGTTTTCATTAATGCGGTGCAATCATAG